Sequence from the Bicyclus anynana chromosome 2, ilBicAnyn1.1, whole genome shotgun sequence genome:
atttttacttttaatagtttatttaatttaattaatttaatttaattaattttaatactttttaattgtacttgtactgcagctaaaaatattgtaatcttcgttcgtgaagagatggtggttgtaacacaaaatcttttatagattttagcacaactgccgtttcaacctattctgtataaaaatgttttttgctcaataaatcatttatttattcatttaattatgccttcgtgttaattttggaagtgtaaaaacacaagccacaacatgaattaagagaaatgtgttacgagtgatgacgtactcaatgtgcgaaaccaatgacaattccgcgacgctttgagacccatctaacgatctacgatcgatggtttTACTAGCCAACGGATTCTACAGATCATAGAATTGTGCAGGAGGATTATCTGTATTTTGCGAATTATATAAAATCTTCAAAATGAGTAGGTATTTGAGATAATTGGAGTCAAATGGCTGTCATTAcccaatttcataattttttctagaaaaaaaaagcctcgtaaacataaaacatttatctgtacataaattataataaataaaaaaataataatagaaaagtaaatacaaatattttaagtaggtgCGTAATCTTTGTTAGATACTCTTATTCTGGTTGCCAGTGGTGGTTCTCATTACCCCGTACACCTGTAGGAAGGCAATGTTACTTTTTCTAAAAatgagtataaataaaatatatcattgcttgttttgtttttaatttttgtgtttataaCACAACCCTTATTAGTGCTGCTGTATaatgtagtttttgttttttttacagcaaaagtgatgttttttttataaaacaaaggaCTTTTTTATAAGTGGCCGTTTTATCCtatatttgtatggattttttcaagaacaataaaataattttgaattttttacatCACTCGGTGTAACGATTGATCAgcatattaagtatataaaaaatgataaaaattatataggaTACGTAGGTATAgatattcttataaataaataaaataaataaaaataaaataaaaataaaaataaaaaagccttttatttccagtacaaacaattttacatacaattttgtgagaattacctacttttaaaaattaatattctatggtatttatttaaaaaaactatattttgctggaacccccctcaggtaaaggcctcctccaaagatttccatttttcccGGTCTATAGCGATTTGAAGCCATTGTGGgcctgcaatttttttaatatcatcgtcCCATCTAGAGTATGGTCTACCTCTGTAGCGTTTGCCCGCTGGACCTTTCCATGATGTCACGGTTTTGGTCCATCTTTTGTCTTTGAGTCTGGCTATATGCCcagcccatttccattttaatttttggctgtGTGTTACAGCATCTATAGATTTGATCGCAGATCTTAATTtagtgtgatttattttttgtatttttttaatgttaagcaTACTGCGTTCCATTCCACGTTGACAtgtagttagtttattttttattttatttgtaaacttCCATGTTTGGCACGCATATGTTAAGCTGGGTATAACGCATGAATCCAATacctttttctttaatttaatgggCATTTCGCTTTTAAAAACCTCCTTGTAACCCCAGTATTTTTTCCAAGTGCTTTTGACTCTTCGCTCTACCTCTTGTTCATTGCTATCTCTGTTGAAACCAATTTGTTTACCCAAGTATATATATTGGTCTACATATTCTAATGGATTATTCTCAATTGTTATATTTGACTTAGTGTAGTTAGTCATAACCTTGGTTTTGTTAATATTCATCTTTAAGCCCACTTGTCTACTTGCCGTGTGTAAAGTGTCTAACATATATTGTAGTTGCGTGTATGTTTCGGACAACAATACCAGGTCGTCTGCAAATCTCAAGTGGCTTAGATAATTGCCCTGGATGTATAAACCACGATTTTTCCAGTCTAATTTACTTATGACAgattctaatattgcaataaaaattttTGGGGATAAGGGGTCGCCTTGTCTCAGTCCTCTCTTGACTGGAAAGCTCGGGCCTACAGTTTCTAGTTTGACTCTACTTGAGCTATTTCTATATATATGTTTGAGTATTTCTATGTATTTTGATTCGACTTTTTGGCTTCTTAGAGTCTCTCATATACTTTCGTGTGAAACTGTATCAAAGGCTTTTTGGTAGTCAATAAATGTAATGTAGAGCGGCCTCTGTTGTTCCTGGTATTTTTCAATTATCAGCTctaatgtatgtatgtgatCGATAGTTGAAAAACTCTTTCTAAAACCAGCTTGTTCAATTGGTTGATTTCGTTCAAGCGTTGGATTTATTCTTTGGTTTATTATTGTAGAGAAAAGTTTATATATACATGGCAAAAGACTTATAGGCCGGTAGTTGCTGATGTCATTTGGGTCTCCtttcttgtataataatataatgtccGATTCCGACCATTGAGAACGTGTGACACCAGTTTcgaatatcaaattaaataggGTTGTTAATGGTTCAGCTAGTATAAAGCAAGCTGTTTTTATGGCCTCATTCGTGATATTATCTGTTCCTGGGCTTTTGTCTGTTTTCAGTCTCTTTATTGTCTCTATAAGTTCCGAGGACTCTATTGGTTTTATGTAGAGTTTCTCAACCTCCGTAGCAATTCTCAGACGGTTAGTGTCTCTAGTTTCGTTAGTTAGATCactatataattttttgtaaaaactagTTGCTATGTTTATAATGTCTTTTCGACTGTAAGCCATTTCCCCGGAGTCTTTCAAACTATTGATCCATGTCTTACTTGTTAAAAGTTCTTTATAGCTCTTTTTCAGACTTCCTTGTTGTTCTAGATATTTTTGAATTGTATTAAATCTATAGAGCTTGTAGtctctttttatatatttacttattaatttgtatagtGCTTTGAGTTCATTTTTCATTGATcgtgttttgtttttggttcTTTGTAGTTCTTGTCGTCGTTTTAGAAGTCTTACAGTATTATCTGTGAGTGCATGACGAGTCTTTGTCGAGTTGGAAGTTCCTGCAGTTTgtagactatttgtaatataatttataagtttgTCGTGATATTCTTGTACAGACTCTACTGGCTCTATGTTGAGTTGAGATAattgagtttttaaattttctttatatatttctatttctacTTCGTTTTTAAGTGCACTGTTTTTCTTATTAACAAATCTAGTTCTTCTTTTTATTTGCTTAGCGAGTGATATTTTGGCTCTAAGCGGTCTATGGTCTGATGCAAAATTTACACTTAGAGTCTCTATGTCTTGAAATAAGTCAGGGAAATTTGATAGTATGAAgtctatttcatttttatgttttccgtTTGGGGATCGCCAAGTCCACCTCCTTTTTgcttttttcttgtaaaaagtattaataatagATAGCTTATTTTGGATGGCGAAATCAACGAGTCTTTGTCCTCTTTCGTTTCTTGTTCCGTACCCGTACTGTTTCATTACTAAGAGTTCATCTTTTTGTGGCATACCAATTTTAGCATTGAAGTCccccatcaaaataaaatctttgtatgcCTTGTCAATTGCTTCATACACGGTTTCATAGAAAGTGTTTATTTCTTCTTCGTCTGCTGCTTCTGTTGGGGCGTATACTTGTATGATTGTAAACTTTTtttctgatatttttaaatttagcatAGCAACCCGTTCAGACATACCTACATAGCTTTCCATGTATTGTTTAAGATGCTTTTGTATTATAAATCCAACTCCGAATTTCCCTTGTGTTTTACCAGTATAGCAAAGAATAAATTTTGGGTATTCTTCTATGGCATTTCCGACGCGCCGAACTTCTGATAAGCCTATTATATCGTATTTTATGTGCGCTAATGCATTTTCcatttctaatattttatcataagaCGAAAGAGTTCTAACATTGTAGGTTAATATGTAGAGctgattattttttctttcaaatattttaagttgATCTGATGATAGTATCTTTGGAGGGTTGTAGTCGTACTCTTCCTCGGTGACCAGCCGGCTTGGAAGATGATGTGATGTGTTTTTTgtctgatttttgttattattttctgaGAGAGGTACTGTTGATTGCTAGAtctgaattttgtttttattgttctcATCTACCTGGTTTTTGCCATTTTTGTTTACTAGAAAGTTGAGTATGCCCGGCTTTACTGCACCTTCAGAAAAACTAGACGACCTTAATGGGGTGGCATGTGTAGGTAAATACTTGTTTTTCTTTGGTGGTTGATTGTTGCGTGGCATATTATGTAAGCTTGAACTACTTGGTGGTAATATAGAGGAGGTGGTAATAAGAGTCTTTTTTCAGGTGGTTTTTCTATATCtgcgttatttttaaatattactagtTTATCGTACTTAATAATGGCTTTATTTCCTTTTTCGTACTCTATTTTTACTTGTTCTTGGAGTTCTTTTCGTTTTTCTATGACTTATTGAGGGTAGTCTTCCTTTATATAATAAGATGTATCTTTTAACATTCGCTTCTGTTTTATGATATCAATTTTCAAACCTAGTGTcgtaaatgtaattattaatggtcttggtttgtctgtttttttaactattcttCTTGCTGATTGAATATCACtgtaattcaaatttattgaccaatatttatcaataaaatttataataatgttaaccAAGTTTGAgtatgatttttcattttcCTCTATGCCAAAGAAAACCACATTTCTTTGCCTAGCTTGTTTTTCGAGTAATTGTAATCTTTGTTCTTGGTTTtccatttttcttttaagatcTGCCTGATTTTCTTCCCATGATTTGAACTTGTCatccaatattttaattatattttcagttACTTGTTCGGTTACTTTTTCCCCATTCTtagttatttcctttttttgttcATCGAGGTCTTTTTGGATCTTACGGAGTGCAATTAAAACTTCCTCCATTATGATAAATAGCAATAGATTATAATAACAGTAATAATAGgtttataaaactttactttaaaagttataaaatttcCACTGAGTTTACCTATTTTTGCTCATTACTGTACTAGTACTGTATCAAACATCTATAATCACAACGGCTAGAAGATACATTTagcgttttaaaatatttgttgataACGATACTGCCCTCTTGTGTGCTTGTGTGTAAATTTCTCGATTTCGTGGCGAGCTGTCACTTGCTTGGCTTGCACATCATATGGTAATCAATTTAACGAAAAAGTTCCTACGTAGTACAATAGATGGCGTGCTTACCGGAATGATTCtgcaatttttgaatttattctaAATTGGCAATAGTAAGAAACTCGCAATTTTATCACCTTGTGTATGATATTTACACTCATAAATAAGTTTTTACACTATATTCGCAAGTTAATCGCTTTATTTTTGCTTCCTTATTAGTATTTATGAATGCTATTGTACACGATTTTTGTCGTTATTTTGTTGATTTCTATTTTCACTTTTTAGCACGGGCACAGACTGATTTCACCACTCTCCACAATTGACCCGAAAGAACGTCCTAGCAGCaagatatttttatcactttagacacttttcaagtactttatctatttttaaagtaatttaaatacagagGTAACTAAGTAAACAATGGCACACCAGCGCCCTCTCTTTCTTATAAGTAAGTCCaaagaattcaaatgaaactgaTAAGTAAATGGTTttataggttttattttatggttttatatttttaaaataaatacattttcacataattataatttaacttaaacttacttatttacttacttactttactttaacctaacttacaaattaaaattttcttgtttttgtttttttatttctaaaagctCTCTTGTTAACATGGCAGATATCAGATTTTCTTTCTCAATCTCCACTTTTATATCGTGTTCTTCCATCTTTTTCTGGTGTTCTTGTTCTGCCATATCCATCTTCCTCTTGTGCTCTACTTCTGCCATCTCCAACTTTCTCTTGTGCTCCTCTTCTGCCATCTCCATAAACCTCTTGTGCTCTGCTTCCTTCAGCATTTTGGTATGGCTTATCATGCCATTTATGTAGTCTTTGTACTcctgaaaaaattaaaacaataataagagTTAACAAAATTACATAACATTTTCCTTAACTGTTCAAAGTCAAAGATCTTATAGAAGTCACTGGACTTTTACTGCTTCAGTTTAATAAAAAGAAGTGGGTATAtaactttaacaaaattaataaaaaacaggACAACTGTTTAGATTTGAAATCCAAACAAACCATACTTGAGGTGTacctactgtttaccaacaaacaaattagaaatacaggaaaacgtatgtcatttcataactttaattaaacACTAGCtaacctggtcaagcttcgctttgacttatgggCACTTCTTAAGTAGGGTTAAGAGTATGTCATAAGTCAGTATggttgtggcgttcgagccatctaaatttcttattgtgtaattctttatgggttacttggcataggcgggaagagtgacttgagtggaaaaggggagtgtttgttaactgtcaaggacgtccttaaccctacatacaacagtcacaagttcaggactccactcaaggtccattctttttcattctagggtttgttttggttacagttaaATTTGTTAAtcaagttgtcctgacaaatgttgtgaataacctttgtttgacattagttttctcatttttgtaatccacttgtgagtctgctaaaaatatagtaacatttgcatttatattataatattaccttCATCCCTTCTTTTGGTCTTAGTCTTGGTACTAGTCGTCTTGGCTCTTCTCGTCTAGGCTCATCTGTTCTTGGCTCCTCATTCTTTGACTCTTTTTTTCTTAGCTCTCCTCCTGTTTCACTTGGTTCCTTTTTAAAAGTTCGAAAAGTCTTATGGGCTTTTATCGATTTCCATTGTATCTTTAGAGCACATAGATTTCTGTTTCGGCTATTTAACTGATTAAACCTAAGCAAAAGAttaaattcatcattaacatcccaTATGTTGTCTCACTGTTTCATGGCATTGCCTGAACTGTATTCACACCTACGCCCTCCTGAATGAttgcagaggtcttatccactgggctatcttaACTCTTAAAGTAATGTAAGCTCATGTCTCGTAaagattaaattgaaaaatattcaatattacaATGTTGCAGCATTCATGTTAAATTGACCAGCTAATAGGTCGTTGAATACAACCACTAAGAACAAGTagccaaagtaataaatgaCATAGTGTGAAGAATCATTGATGTTTGTTAAGGTCATGAGTACTACTTACAACAGACAACCACTGGCCAACTGTGGAAAAGGcccaagaaagaagaagaagaaggttgATTTATAGTATAATTTGTGAACTCATGAGTTCAGAAATTATACTATAAACCAAGGTGTCAAgccagtttattaaaaaaaattatatcaaggATAACTTCTTGTTCTGAAATTGCAAACTCATAGTTACCCTAACCAAACATAAAAATCATAGCTGGGCAATTAGATTGGTGTTTTGAAACTTTATATCCTCTTAAGCATAATCGTCACCCAACTTATTAATTTAGCTTAGATTGTtctctaaaataaaaagcatGCTAAACTTACTTATTGTGGACTTCTTCCcaagctttattttttaatttatttgagttT
This genomic interval carries:
- the LOC112044689 gene encoding uncharacterized protein LOC112044689, producing MNEREREFRKKRIRSSNWDEAEKQLFRSVLNEYVHILENKSLNTNSNKLKNKAWEEVHNKFNQLNSRNRNLCALKIQWKSIKAHKTFRTFKKEPSETGGELRKKESKNEEPRTDEPRREEPRRLVPRLRPKEGMKEYKDYINGMISHTKMLKEAEHKRFMEMAEEEHKRKLEMAEVEHKRKMDMAEQEHQKKMEEHDIKVEIEKENLISAMLTRELLEIKKQKQENFNL